One window from the genome of Cuculus canorus isolate bCucCan1 chromosome 12, bCucCan1.pri, whole genome shotgun sequence encodes:
- the WDR76 gene encoding WD repeat-containing protein 76 yields the protein MAVCEAGTGETGLTGETEGPSPRALQRLQESTPQGTAGLQLSPERGRLQLQVLLTPLAIAGRRLPQKRLLGRAGAPASKRLCLDSSPQEPAPGPPSTNGVDDLWDVDSDGSDGSEGAEDPVDGNSQLSAYERKRLKNLTENAKFFAALKLHETAAKLQQITTKSQSNITKRAKPKKAKDEMVRRRSMRLQRIDPSGVPMLEVPAQPEAEEYPQVPAGPLPMIPEDEVESSKLAENLLAMWMRISEGKANSSGKYTPDMKRYQDSLSRMVLSEENIKKVVKSRVSSMAIHPSESLLFVAAGDKFGQIGLWNVDCKSEEGAHVFVPHNFLVSCMHFSPFNPAHLLSLSDDTLRCGDVTRAVFDEICRGEDFSSFAFLEDTASTVIVGHWDGKVAVVDRRIPGTSPELSADIGFKRTRTVHVHPVNKQYFLAAGSVDVCIYDVRCLKPTGNKPVSRLKGHTKSVASAYFSPVTGNRVVTVCADDMLRVYDTTSLLLDAAVLSTVRHNNNTGRWLTRFQAVWDPKQEDCFVVGSMARPRQIEVFQDTGKLLHSFSNLDCLGSVCSINVVHPTKNILVGSNSSGRLHVFKE from the exons ATGGCGGTGTGCGAGGCTGGAACGGGGGAGACGGGGCTGACGGGGGAGACGGAGGGGCCGTCCCCGCGCGCCCTGCAGCGCCTGCAG gaATCCACCCCCCAGGGAACTGCAGGGCTCCAGCTCAGCCCGGAGCGGGgcaggctgcagctgcaggtgctgctcaCACCACTCGCCATTGCGGGCCGGCGGCTGCCCCAGAAGCGGCTtctggggagagcaggggcaCCAGCCAGCAAGAGGCTCTGCCTGGACTCCAGCCCACAGGAACCAGCCCCGGGTCCCCCGTCCACCAACGGCGTGGATGACCTTTGGGATGTGGACAGCGATGGGAGCGACGGGAGCGAAGGGGCCGAGGATCCTGTG GATGGGAACTCGCAGTTGTCAGCCTATGAACGGAAAAGACTGAAGAACCTTACAGAAAACGCTAAGTTCTTCGCTGCGTTAAAGCTCCACGAG aCAGCTGCAAAACTTCAACAAATCACAACTAAAAGCCAATCCAACATCACCAAAAG AGCTAAGCctaaaaaggcaaaagatgAAATGGTACGGCGACGATCGATGCGCTTACAAAGAATAGACCCCTCAGGAGTTCCCATGCTGGAGGTGCCAGCCCAGCCAGAAGCGGAGGAATAC CCTCAAGTTCCAGCCGGACCGTTGCCGATGATTCCGGAAGATGAGGTGGAGAGCAGTAAATTGGCAGAGAACTTGCTAGCGATGTGGATGAGGATAAGTGAG GGGAAAGCCAACAGCTCTGGAAAGTACACGCCAGACATGAAAAG ATACCAAGACAGCCTGAGCCGCATGGTCCTCAGCGAAGAGAACATTAAAAAGGTGGTAAAGTCCCGAGTGTCTTCGATGGCCATCCACCCTTCGGAAAGCCTCCTTTTCGTGGCAGCTGGAGATAAGTTCGGGCAGATCGGTCTCTGGAATGTG GACTGCAAGTCTGAAGAAGGAGCACACGTCTTTGTTCCACACAATTTCCTGGTCAGCTGCatgcatttttctccatttaatcCTGCTCACTTGCTGTCCCTGAGCGATGACACGCTGCGATGTGGTGATGTTACCAGAGCTGTCTTCGATGAG ATCTGCAGAGGGGAAGacttctcttcctttgccttcctgGAAGATACTGCCTCCACTGTAATAGTGGGACACTGGGATGGTAAGGTGGCTGTTGTGGACAGACGCATCCCAGGAACATCTCCGGAGCTTTCTGCAGACATAGGCTTCAAAAGAACGCGGACAGTCCATGTCCATCCCGTCAATAAACAGTATTTCCTTGCTGCTGGCTCAGT GGATGTTTGCATTTACGACGTGCGGTGCCTGAAGCCGACTGGGAACAAGCCTGTCAGCCGTCTCAAAGGACACACCAAAAGCGTTGCTTCCGCCTATTTCTCCCCTGTGACTGGGAACAGAGTCGTGACAGTGTGTGCGGATGACATGCTGAG GGTCTACGACACCACTTCTCTGTTGCTGGACGCCGCCGTTCTCAGCACTGTCAG gcACAACAACAACACAGGGCGGTGGCTGACGAGGTTCCAAGCCGTTTGGGACCCCAAGCAGGAAGACTGCTTCGTGGTGGGCAGCATGGCCCGGCCAAGGCAGATAGAAGTCTTTCAAGACACTGGAAAATTGTTGCACTCCTTTTCTAACCTTGACTGCCTCGGTTCTGTGTGTTCCATTAACGTTGTCCACCCCACCAAGAACATCTTAGTGGGCAGCAACTCCAGTGGCCGCCTTCACGTGTTCAAAGAGTAA